In Glandiceps talaboti chromosome 4, keGlaTala1.1, whole genome shotgun sequence, a single window of DNA contains:
- the LOC144434375 gene encoding uronyl 2-sulfotransferase-like gives MTLAEKRKTSSGFIPGRNLPTKVGFEEQPEKMTDLVFDIKVPKCGSRTLIHLLNALMKKNNFTAKTTATIPWGKLRLSEQAALVQKIQRFRRPAIFYHQTHFINFRRFGVNNPTYISIIRQPLSRLVSGYYYNIFGDDHRDKNYKGQYLNLTFDECVLQDYPKCSESSDKFDFRIIPFFCGHEKECMQHTRWSLEKAKENVEKYFIIVGLTEEYVNTIRLFEKMMPRFFDGALSILETPGSLPNFTTNNKIEPSAKVVNIMNQRLSLENEFYDFIRQRYYDLKTKYGITGSSL, from the exons ATGACGCTTGCCGAAAAAAGAAAGACATCGTCAGGATTTATACCCG gTCGAAATTTACCAACCAAAGTTGGATTTGAAGAGCAACCAGAGAAA ATGACTGATTTGGTATTTGACATCAAGGTCCCGAAATGCGGAAGTAGGACTTTAATACATTTGCTAAATGCTCttatgaagaaaaataattttactGCTAAGACTACAGCAACCATACCATGGGGCAAATTGAGATTAAGTGAACAG GCCGCTTTGGTGCAAAAAATCCAACGTTTTCGAAGACCTGCTATATTCTACCATCAAACTCATTTCATCAATTTTAGAAG GTTCGGAGTAAACAATCCGACTTACATAAGTATCATACGGCAACCACTCAGTAGATTAGTTTCTGGttattattacaatatatttggtgATGATCACAGAGACAAAAATTACAAAGGACAGTATCTGAATCTG ACATTTGATGAGTGCGTCCTCCAAGATTATCCGAAATGCAGTGAGTCTAGTGACAAATTCGACTTTCGCATAATTCCTTTCTTTTGCGGGCATGAAAAAGAATGCAT GCAACATACTAGATGGTCACTGGAGAAAGCTAAAGAAAACGTTGAGAAGTACTTCATTATTGTTGGATTAACTGAGGAATATGTCAACACAATAAGACTATTTGAAAAAATGATGCCGAGATTTTTTGATGGCGCTTTAAGTATATTAGAAACACCAG GTTCATTACCAAACTTTACAACCAATAATAAGATTGAACCTTCAGCCAAAGTTGTAAATATAATGAACCAAAGACTGTCCTTGGAAAATGAATTCTATGACTTTATTCGACAAAGGTATTATGATTTAAAGACAAAGTATGGCATTACAGGAAGTTCATTATAA
- the LOC144434376 gene encoding snRNA-activating protein complex subunit 1-like: MSSTVSIGIRHDCQSLLHRFVETESVRYEQFACIWREMNFSLLQCGLRDKVDQKVFLEETFQVVVAFFLPPYGFQVRVGALYLLYGFYNTQTHIPKIKIRITLQQWQNVLAFHEEVRQQQHLDTEYVFRKLRADKAFLFVAMPTKIIPNRGDKTADDDEKDSWLDQPSILSEIYEGEPLERLDNLHTEYQQMKCLISGSDVPNRSLAMVKEPLAQEVSSIINEYEEWRKKRREASYASRLKNISKDTEESDSDAEWKPESASTSRRQRIDEIKKRSYSGVVKVSRSRRHRQVSRSLKKKTGKRNAKSKGRKSFDSAESTECEDVLKRGLESLAEEAHDSHSELTADSHFERIEAGVAGEVKDSMPLLIDAEEEDKKTQNKRTSRKSPSKILNIKEKSLPKRSKKKKQIVGSPSQEDENDDQESTSVNKESQTKQTRGKRKSGKQTKDVSNRKRRKTQNVTDHTETVKDTEISEK, encoded by the exons ATGTCGTCAACGGTTAGTATTGGTATCCGACATGACTGTCAGAGTCTGCTTCATCGGTTCGTCGAAACTGAAAGTGTTCGTTATGAACAGTTTGCATGCATTTGGAGAGAGATGAATTTCAGCCTTTTGCAATG tggtctgagggacAAAGTTGATCAGAAAGTG TTCTTAGAAGAGACTTTTCAAGTCGTTGTTGCATTCTTTCTGCCACCCTATGGTTTCCAAGTACGTGTTGGCGCCCTCTATCTTCTGTATGGATTCTATAATACTCAGACACACATACCAAAAATCAAG aTTCGTATAACATTACAACAATGGCAAAATGTGTTGGCATTTCATGAAGAAGTTAGACAACAACAGCATTTGGATACAGAGTATGTGTTTAGGAAGCTTAGAGCTGATAAAGCATTCTTATTTGTTGCTATGCCAACAAAG ATAATTCCTAACAGAGGTGATAAAAcagctgatgatgatgagaaaGATTCTTGGCTGGATCAACCTAGTATTCTATCAGAGATATATGAAGGTGAACCATTAGAG AGGCTTGATAATCTACACACAgaatatcaacaaatgaaatGCCTGATATCAGGTAGTGATGTTCCAAACAGATCTTTAGCCATGGTGAAAGAACCACTAGCCCAGGAAGTATCAAG CATTATTAATGAATATGAAGAGTGGAGAAAGAAAAGAAGAGAAGCAAGTTATGCAAGTAGGcttaaaaatatttctaaagATACAGAGGAAAGTGATTCAGATGCAGAATGGAAACCTGAATCTGCAAGCACTTCTAGAAGGCAGAGAATTGATGAAATCAAGAAGCGGTCTTATTCTGGTGTGGTCAAG GTCTCAAGATCAAGAAGACACCGACAAGTTTCTCGCTCTCTTAAGAAGAAAACAGGCAAAAGAAATGCCAAGTCAAAAGGCAGGAAGTCTTTTGATTCAGCTGAATCAACAGAGTGTGAGGATGTCTTAAAGAGAGGTCTTGAGAGCCTTG CAGAGGAAGCACATGATAGCCATTCCGAGTTGACAGCAGACAGCCACTTTGAAAGAATTGAAGCAGGCGTGGCTGGAGAAGTCAAAGACAGTATGCCCCTTCTAATTGATGCAGAAGAAGAAGAtaagaaaacacaaaacaagagAACGTCAAGAAAAAGTCCCTCAAAAATACTGAATATAAAAGAAAAGTCTCTACCGAAGCGCTCGAAAAAGAAAAAGCAAATTGTTGGTTCTCCTTCTCAGGAAGATGAAAATGATGATCAAGAGTCAACTTCTGTTAATAAGGAAAGTCAGACAAAACAAACTAGGGGTAAAAGGAAAAGTGGAAAACAGACTAAAGATGTAAGTAATAGAAAGCGAAGAAAAACTCAAAATGTTACAGATCACACAGAGACTGTGAAAGACACAGAGATTTCAGAGAAATAG
- the LOC144434377 gene encoding kelch-like protein 3 yields the protein MAYQSQSYVSNAEFYSDLDHGRNLLEKIDLQRSNMMFCDVVVRAGKQDFQVHRNVLAASSPYFEAMFCSGLCESKQTVVTVTCTSPSAIGQILDYMYTGIININHDNVEDVIAGADHLLMPVLKAHCADYLQNNIDNTNCLGFRELADIYCLDDLIDAANSIIRRNFEDVINAEEVLNHSIEGVIALVSDPEIILSNESCIFELVVRWVKYDYATRKNYLPRLISIVRLLQLDHNYLKERVERERIIAESPQCKEIIGKCMQVNMGSRVRYTSGIPYHDPHYQPRPGTLFNVIVVTSEHPSATFGYVINENRWVELAPMPINIRNHSSAELHGRLYVLGGENRDVTSKVHCYDPLTNTWHYIREMLSPVWAHCALACNGLLYVFGMRVAHDGAMLQSYDPELDAWQYVAPMRLHVRPLFAYAKDDTYIYLMGGDDGQMKRYDTINKSWLSLPPLPSKTRRLWTLSWVPLNGNEAYITDFENVYVKFNADRKSWQQEMEIFPKVPSKAYCFTSCVVKKDIYIFGGCTETFYESGLSDCFVYNTMAYQWKRLAVLPKPLMNLKHEHVRSVMLKIPYKFLQ from the coding sequence ATGGCGTACCAGAGTCAAAGTTATGTCTCGAACGCGGAATTTTATTCAGATCTTGATCATGGGAGAAATCTCCTTGAGAAAATTGACCTGCAGCGATCAAATATGATGTTTTGTGATGTTGTTGTCCGCGCGGGGAAGCAAGATTTTCAAGTTCATCGAAATGTTTTGGCGGCGTCCAGCCCGTACTTCGAAGCTATGTTCTGCAGCGGTCTCTGCGAAAGTAAACAGACTGTTGTTACTGTGACATGCACATCTCCATCGGCAATCGGTCAGATTTTAGACTATATGTACActggtatcatcaatattaacCATGATAATGTTGAAGATGTTATTGCTGGTGCTGATCACCTACTGATGCCGGTTCTGAAGGCCCACTGCGCCGATTATTTGCAGAATAACATCGATAATACGAACTGTCTAGGGTTCAGAGAACTTGCAGATATTTATTGCCTGGATGATCTGATAGATGCGGCTAACTCGATAATCAGACGCAACTTTGAAGATGTTATCAACGCGGAAGAAGTGTTAAATCACTCGATAGAAGGAGTCATTGCTCTTGTTTCAGACCCAGAGATTATTCTATCAAACGAATCGTGCATCTTTGAGTTGGTAGTGAGATGGGTCAAATATGATTACGCGACAAGGAAAAATTACCTTCCGCGTTTGATATCTATCGTAAGGCTCCTTCAACTTGATCATAACTATCTCAAAGAGAGAGTAGAAAGAGAACGTATAATTGCGGAGAGCCCACAGTGCAAGGAGATAATTGGGAAATGTATGCAGGTCAACATGGGGTCAAGAGTTCGTTACACTAGTGGAATACCATATCATGACCCGCATTACCAGCCTAGACCAGGTACACTGTTTAATGTGATTGTAGTGACGTCAGAACACCCTTCAGCTACTTTTGGATATGTCATTAATGAGAATAGATGGGTAGAATTAGCTCCTATGCCGATTAACATCCGAAACCATTCATCTGCAGAGCTTCATGGTCGTCTGTATGTTCTCGGTGGTGAGAACCGTGATGTTACAAGTAAGGTGCATTGTTATGATCCACTTACCAACACCTGGCATTACATACGTGAGATGCTGTCGCCAGTTTGGGCACATTGTGCATTGGCATGCAATGGATTATTGTATGTGTTTGGAATGAGAGTTGCACATGATGGAGCTATGCTGCAATCCTATGATCCTGAGTTGGATGCATGGCAGTATGTCGCCCCCATGAGATTGCATGTCCGACCATTATTTGCATATGCAAAAGATGACACATACATTTACCTCATGGGTGGTGATGATGGTCAAATGAAGCGGTATGATACCATCAACAAGAGCTGGTTGAGCCTGCCACCCCTACCATCAAAAACTCGCAGGCTTTGGACTCTCTCATGGGTACCGCTGAATGGGAACGAGGCTTACATCACTGACTTTGAGAATGTCTATGTCAAGTTCAACGCTGATCGTAAAAGCTGGCAGCAAGAGATGGAAATCTTCCCAAAAGTTCCATCTAAGGCTTACTGCTTCACATCATGTGTCGTCAAGAAAGACATCTACATCTTTGGTGGATGCACAGAAACTTTCTATGAAAGTGGTCTGAGTGATTGCTTTGTTTACAACACCATGGCGTACCAGTGGAAGAGACTTGCTGTATTACCTAAACCACTGATGAATCTGAAACATGAACATGTCAGAAGTGTGATGCTGAAAATCCCATACAAATTTCTCCAATGA